gagttatgaatgtggatgaagcgaaggaaatatgcagagatcgtggcaagtggaaagaggtagtctctgcctacccctccgggaaagaggcgtgattttatgtatgtaatacatccatatctataccaatattataaatgcgaaagtgtttgtttgtaacgttGTGGCATTTTGCTTATTACCctaattatttactaaaatcaCACCGGATGCAATCCAAATGATCTGGTAAGATTTAAGTCACCACCATCACCATTTTACTGGAGATcagtaagtaattatttatatttagattagTAATTTCTACAAACTTACTGAAAATAGTCTTAAAGACTCTTGGCGTCCCATCATCTGGGTGATTGGCTCTGAAGCCAGCAAGGAGGAACCAATGGACCTTGGCTTCTGGAGAAGTAGTGGCGTCTCTGGTCAGATTCCACACTACTTGGTGCTCCAGCTCAGAGTTCAGGACCACGAGGTGGGAGCCCTCGGCTTGGCACTCCCCGTAGGCTCCGTTCCAGGTCAAAGCGATGTCAGAAATTTTGTAACAGCTGCCTGTGTTCTCCATGTATTGGTATTCTGCAATGTTAGTTATGAACTTCTTAGTTTTTGACGAATGCTTTACATGCTATACTTTTGACAGCCAGCTTAAACTATGATCTTAGTAAAAGAGAGGATTATGATCTTAGTCAAAAGGCACTTTCGGGGTCCAGAGAGGTGAAGGCGGAACCGGAAtcaacgccaggaggaagaagatagtAACagtgttgctagcccatcgcctttaaaGAGGATTCcaagtttttaattatcagTCTTCCCCTGGAATTGACTTTAAGAATCAGCGTAAGAAGAGAAGCAGCActtttcttcgctaccagTCCAGCATAGAAGTTGCAAGACGAAAGTGGAacatcatacatatagtcacgtctacttCTCCTGCGGGAAGACCAAAGATCtagcagtctcgaaaaactaaaagaccgcgttcagctgtatgtcttCATTGTGGAATTGAACAAGCTTGAACACAATTGTAGAAAATTCTCGCGAGTTATTTGGTACTTATGTAACCAAACACAATacgcaaataatataaagtatagatgtttttaaattttttttgtacctgCCACCTACTGTACACAATTGTGTTTGTATTGTACTTACGTTTACCATAAACATCGCAAGTACTATCATAGTAAGCTTCGTTCGACTTGACCTTGCATATAAATGGAAGTCCACGGTAGCAGGGACAGGCGTACAGTTCGCCGTTGCGGGCCACCATGTCGCATAATGTCCTACTTTGTGGATATTCCTCTTCTTCTCCCACTGGtggaattaaattattgtttgtaaattttatttactatttgtaatgatatatgtatattataaatgaactCGAGTAAAAGCAAggaagtatatatatgtagattgagattcagttTCTTCCATTGATCTGAAATTtgattttacaatctgcgccCCAAGAGAAGCATTTGGCATAAGTACACTTTTTTCCTCTCTGCCGGACTCCGTtccgcgcgaaaaactatcgctgtcctgcttcacgtcataataagatgcgaaacagcaatagtttttcgggcgataaaaacggcgtcgcgcgtgccatgctacgcGGGCTGAGCAATATGGAATCTTGCAGAATGTtgcctactttttttttaaagaattgaagtaccgtgtggttcccggcaccaataaaaaaagaatcactccatctcgttcccatggatgtcgtcaaagacgactaagggataggcttataaaccgtCCCGTATAAAGTGTAATTCATTACGTATTCTCAATGCAAAATacacaaattcaaaatgtttatttattaatacggAACATTTGAAACAACActtaattgtcatatcttttggtttaatAACATCGGTTGAcatcaaataaacatatttttggaCTTACTGACAATGACTTTCTGGTCTTCCGCCTCCTCATGCTCCTGTTTATCAGTGGCGACCCACGCGTATAACCCAACATCCGGGAACATTTTTATCATCCCATGGAACTGAACTATGTCCTGGTCAGATTCTATCTGCATAAGTTTAGCACCTTCTGCTTCACATACTTTTTCAGCGCCTCTATAGTTGCGACTCTCTATATGTAACTTATAATATgcgtctgtctgtttgttgaACACATAATCTTTTCTGAAGAATGCACCACCACCGAATGATTGTTTTAGAGTGCATGCtgaaatgaatattaatataccaaataaataagaaaaggagagatataaaaatggattccttttacttaattatgcgttttatcaatcaatatttataaaacttctGAGTGGccgatatctataaaaataaatattttgtcgtTTTACGCAGGCTATTAATTAAATGCTTATTGTAATCGTGTGTAAATCGAATCGCATATCTCGTGACATTTTCCAAAATCCGTTAAAATCATcagacaataataaaaaaatgtgtatgaTTCCGAAAGTGattgatttcttttaaatgtggatttattatctatttacaatttacaaagGTCAATCTTCTATTAGCACAAGTTCACTAGTTCAACCTGAAaagtttattcaaaattaccaaacaaacacaaatatgaaaaaatagaaGATTAATTCTTATGAAActacttattaaattatatcctttttttattttattacttgtttATTCGACGAAcgtatgataataaaattaaataagtacttacctaagaAAACGTATAAAATTACTATCATATTGGAACACTGTAGCAGTGCACTCCCAGAGAACATGGACGGAATACTAACTTAGCCATagcttatttgtttataataactaCAATATCACTGACCAGAGATAAGCActagatatgtatgttttgtttcTGTTTCTTAGACATGTTTATGTAAAAGATTACCAGGAAATATGTGAAATTTTTCCTTTATGTTATAGCATCTGCTTTCCTTTCGGTCGTtcagtaaataaagaaatctgAACAATACCTATTAGTGACAGTAAGTCTATTTAATTAGACgaatggaaaaataaataaaaaatcgagaaattgaatgaaagccgtttataaatataggcccaataaaaaaagtggaTAGTAACGGTCCATGTCAGTCAGGCCCATCTTGATTTTTGTCGGTTAtcttaaaaacaaatcaaCTCACATAAaacagaatatatttttattaactgtgGTTACAAGTTTCAACTATGTAACTTTAAGAGAAACACAAATTTTGTGACTAAAATTATACAACTATAAAACCATTCGGATTTCCGATATAAGTCCCGACTAAATAAAGAACTAATTTCATAGATAATTTGTGTCCATCGGAGTCATTACTAGTTGTTGACTTACTTAAATTAGGTAATAGTGATGATAACTGTAAGAATTACGACAACTgtgttaaagtaaattttatactcatacatacatatcacgtctataaaaatataatgtataaaagtaGGGaaaatagagccaacagtctcaagaCAAAGGCCATAATCTATTGACCGTGGCCTTCGAGAGACACTCCATCATGAGATGAGATAttgatagtgacaggttgctagaccaagATCTAAAAGTAACATCACAATTCGTAAgctaaattagtttttatatttataacctaTACACTGTGTGTTTTCCTCATTCCAAGTGAACACCTTTGATAAAAATTAGGTAAGTCTCCCGTTAACAGGGTCATGGTGGTCAGGTCATTTCTATATCGTAGTCGTAGTCAGACCCTGGGCCTCTTCCTAGGGAGGACCTAGGCAAAAGGTAAACTGCACAAACACCTGGAGaatgatgatgaaataaatcaatatgatAAGTTTTCCACTGTCTCGTATCCCATTGTAGGCTAAAAAATTAATAGCTATAGTAATATAACTAGCATAATATCCTGGTAGGGAATGCCaaatggcattaagtccgcttTTTTGGgcattaaagttttaaataaatatccgaagtctttcaatgtttttctttttcacataTGAACGCAAAGGTGTGCGAACAGTCCAAGTCGTTCAGTTTGCCGTCGTTCTTGAAGATCGATCCACATTCCTCGCTGTTCAACGCATTGTTAGGTTCATTTTCCGACCACTGCGCAAAGCCAGCTTCTTCCAAAGTTTGATCtggaaaattaagttttttttttaaccttctGACCTTTcacgataaaaaataatacaacatATAGTATGTTGCATTTGAAAAGTTGTCTTCTTACACTAAGTGTATTTTGCTTTGCAGAGATGATTGATGTGAGTGAATTAGGTACATGGTTACGGCTCCGTGCACGAGCTTGTAAAAGCCGAAAGCGCGATTAATGGTAACTTAAATTTAGCTGTATTTCACAACGAACTATTTATATACGGTCGCGACGATATAATTTGCGCGCATTGGTTGGCTTTCCAATAATTACAAGCAATCAGTAGGTTCACGTATACAATCAATGCACTAGGTACGCCGAAGgtctaattaaattaacatgtataaataaaaaaaactcaacTTGAAAATTGAACTTGTCTGTGCCTGATTTTgcaatttaacattttattttaaattaatattttagattttgtGATTTAAGAAATCTTTTTGAAAATGATTTGTCTGAGTTAACTTACTGAAAATAGTCCTGAAAACCCTGGGCTTATCGTCATTAGATTTTCTGGCTCTGAACCCggcgaagaaaaagaaatgcgCTTTTGCATCGGGTACGAAAGGCGCCTGTTTTAAAAGGTTCCATACAATCTGATCTTCCGCTTCAGAGTTCAAAACCACTAAATGAGACCCCTCTTTACCACATTCGGCGTAAGCCTCATTCCAAGTATACGCAATTTCTGATACCTTGTAACAACTGTCCACATCTTGGAAGTATTGGTAgtctgaaattatttttatggttagatagctttatttttctatgttaATTTCTTCGTAAATGTAGGTTCCTATctcattaatataaattactaaaCATATTTCTACAGCTAGCCCTGATTTCAATCATATTCTTTTACTCACtactaaataagtatttagagCGTCGGGTTAGTTTTGTAACAATTCTTAAATCGACAACCCgtaattaagtattattagTTTAGATTTATGTTTCTTGAGAAGTATTTTGCAGATTAATGTGGTCACTCACTCACTGGTATACTCACTTTTCCCATAAACATtacaagtttcatcaaaatacgTTGCCTTGGCCTGAACCTTGCATATAAAGGGCAATCCATGGGCACACCGGTACTTCTCTATTTCTCCGTCCCTGGTCAGCACATCACATCTCCTGTACCATGGAGCTTCAGGAGACTCTGTCTCTCCCACTGAGAGAAAAGAGGTTTTAGTGTCCAggcacaaaatttataaattacctaGGTTCAGGTCAAAAGTTTATGGTATTGAGATATAcagtacttataataatagttgtaAGATCCAGTTTCATGTAGTCAGATTTTATTTCGCTGCGTAATCCACGGCCACCCCCTTATGACTTTCGCTAAATATTTCTGTCACTaattttttaagtacctaccttacTATTTTCGTAATAGATAAAAGCAAccagattttaaaataatacgttATATATAGAGTATGTCCACAGCACCACCTTTCTGTTTCCGTTGACGGGATATCCTGGATGTTCACCCCTAGACTATATAAGGAACTTTACATGCCAAGTCTCTACAACCAGCGGTTTGGACTCAGTGAATCAGTGTCATCTCTCATAGATGGTAAAGTCGTATGTATGACTTTATCCCTGGGGGTTTTTGccaaatattgataaaagttTGAGTTTCCCGTCAGACCGTTCTCGAAGACTGCTGCTACTGAGAAAAGTGCTTACGAAAATTAATAGATGGCACTACCTACTATAggcctttttttaaattataatttagtagATACTCTGAAGAATTTTTACagtatactcgtatttagGATAttctaaagatttttttttctttattaattcatgACTATAATTTTCCTTCAACTTACTAACAAAAATTTTCTCATCAGCATCTGCGTGTGCTTGACCATCATCTTGTACCCACGCGTAGTTCCCCAGGTCTGGGTATCGCTTGAACATCACGTGGAACTGGGCTACATCCAGGTCTGAGTCAGGGTCCATGAGCTCCGCACCCTCTGCCTGACAAACCTTCGCCGCCCGCCATCTGTCACGACTCTCTATATGTAATTTGTAAAACGCGTCCGTCTTTTTGTTGTAGACATAGTCCGTTCTGTACTGTTTGCTTGATGTGAGCGGAGTTATTACTGTAATTATATGGACAACTAGGTAACGTGTAACTATTTGGCCCCATTTATAcactaggtacctacataaccTTTGATTACATGAGAACCGCATTGAGAACCTTTTGAAGTcggtaaaatttcaaaaacacAAAGTGAACAAACACTTCCCTGAAATCCGCATCAAAATAGGTTCAGCGAaacaagatacatacatatatatatatatatataatcgcgtccatatcccttgcggggtggacagagtcaGTCTTaataaaagactgaatggccacgttcaactgtatggctatggaattgagtttcaaatagtgacaggttgctagcctatcctacaagaagtatcccaagctTATTTTGCCactcccttagttgccttttgcGACAcacatgggaaagatatagagtggtccttttctaaattataattagtaaTTCAGTCACCAAATAACACAGATATCAAAAATAGTAATTAGcaacataatttttcattgtGAATTAACTTtgaacttttataaataaaattccacTTAAACGATACAATTATAATAGTTCTCTCATCTCTGCATGTTCCCgattgcaccctccacagaagtgtttcggggcccggggtcctCCTTCagacttaatttaaatagcaTTGAATGATAATCACTCAAGAAATTTATAAGGAAAACAAATTTACTCACAAAGTaactaagttaaataaatcaaaacaaacGAGCGGGATATTACTTGACCTTGAACGTTACCACTATGTTTATAAGTATCATTATGACTTTAATCGAATGACATGACTTCAGCGAGATAACTAGGaacttttacatataaaatgtcTAAAAGATTTCTTACCAATTAAGATGCAGTAtataaacaacattttaaCACTCCCAAAACTGGTataaccgatgctctaacaCAAGCgacaaatataaacaaatatgatAGAGAAgagtattaattaatattgaggTCTCTTGATAAGTTCAAAGAtaacacaaatttatataggtaccgaTAAGTTTGCCattcatgtaaataaaacgtttATCGTTCATTGTTAATTTCGATTTATATAAACTGCACCTTGAAGAGTTCGCgttcaacataaaaatatacaatatattcCATGTGATAAccttaataaagtaaataagacCTTTTGACCGCGACTCTGTTCGCGTATAGTAATCGTATACTACATGTACATTTTTCATGATGTACCTATGGAGCGAATCGACCGTTATGGTATAGCCACAGGAAGATATGATTTCTTTATACTAAAATTAACGGGCTCTAttcgaattgagatttaaatagtgatcattaagcctatcagctgaacgttgcctatcgGTCTATTCATTCTGctggttttgtctaccccgcaagagatatagacgtaatcatattaatgaatgaatattttcaaataattccaTTGCGTGATCTACTACACTTCTTGATCAGAATGACAGCAGGACAGAAATAAGTGGTTGTCATAAAGGAGTAACAAAGATAGAGCACAAAAAGACTTGACAGCTGTCATTGTCATGTTTTAATTGAGTACTTATTTATAGTTGGATTATTGAAACAATTGCAATGGAATACAATCTCATGCGTGTAGATAGGGCTGGATCACAGTAGAGGATGTTCAAAATAAAAG
This is a stretch of genomic DNA from Amyelois transitella isolate CPQ chromosome 5, ilAmyTran1.1, whole genome shotgun sequence. It encodes these proteins:
- the LOC106137858 gene encoding macrophage mannose receptor 1, with the protein product MLFIYCILIVITPLTSSKQYRTDYVYNKKTDAFYKLHIESRDRWRAAKVCQAEGAELMDPDSDLDVAQFHVMFKRYPDLGNYAWVQDDGQAHADADEKIFVMGETESPEAPWYRRCDVLTRDGEIEKYRCAHGLPFICKVQAKATYFDETCNVYGKNYQYFQDVDSCYKVSEIAYTWNEAYAECGKEGSHLVVLNSEAEDQIVWNLLKQAPFVPDAKAHFFFFAGFRARKSNDDKPRVFRTIFNQTLEEAGFAQWSENEPNNALNSEECGSIFKNDGKLNDLDCSHTFAFICEKEKHFSIPSMFSGSALLQCSNMIVILYVFLACTLKQSFGGGAFFRKDYVFNKQTDAYYKLHIESRNYRGAEKVCEAEGAKLMQIESDQDIVQFHGMIKMFPDVGLYAWVATDKQEHEEAEDQKVIVMGEEEEYPQSRTLCDMVARNGELYACPCYRGLPFICKVKSNEAYYDSTCDVYGKQYQYMENTGSCYKISDIALTWNGAYGECQAEGSHLVVLNSELEHQVVWNLTRDATTSPEAKVHWFLLAGFRANHPDDGTPRVFKTIFNQTLEEAGYSQWSENEPNNSENNEYCGSIFKNDGKLNDVDCSHLYSFVCEKERKVKT